One window of Streptococcus troglodytae genomic DNA carries:
- a CDS encoding BglG family transcription antiterminator — MTAKALSIQLQSSEKTVYRLVKEINRLYFPNEIITKKKGSGFKLNKVFLTEELPKTEGDMFTPIKRQEKILEKLLLRSPKGVLIYDLGQEFYVSSSVIMKDKIEIQRQIDAFNLKISTRSGNIFIQGSETDIRRAIAGLVSAFSIIDIDDLSLSTQSAIFDSNLALFILKEIKKIEDHLNAELPYPYNVNIFSHLYIMVERLRKGNRKISQSLVRFNDNNNDEVLLTESCNVIKDISDYLGRKIDDIEIDYLYQYLYSSRFQLNSQQQKVQFSKRAVAITKFYLTEMEMTKWQKIDEQSPVFIDLANHISPLLRRLDSKIRIKIIC, encoded by the coding sequence ATGACAGCTAAAGCTCTCTCTATTCAATTACAGTCATCAGAGAAGACCGTTTATCGGCTGGTTAAAGAAATCAATCGTCTTTATTTTCCAAATGAAATTATTACGAAAAAGAAGGGAAGTGGTTTTAAGCTTAATAAAGTATTTTTGACAGAAGAACTGCCAAAAACTGAGGGTGATATGTTTACTCCAATCAAAAGGCAAGAGAAGATTCTAGAAAAGCTTTTGTTAAGATCACCTAAAGGTGTATTGATTTATGATTTGGGGCAGGAATTTTATGTGAGTAGCTCAGTCATTATGAAGGATAAGATTGAAATTCAAAGACAAATTGATGCTTTTAATCTAAAAATTTCGACGCGATCAGGAAATATTTTCATTCAAGGTTCTGAAACTGATATTCGGCGGGCCATAGCAGGTTTGGTTTCTGCTTTCAGTATAATTGATATTGATGATCTATCTTTATCAACACAATCGGCAATATTTGACAGTAATTTGGCACTTTTTATTCTTAAGGAAATTAAGAAGATTGAAGATCATTTGAATGCTGAATTGCCTTATCCTTATAATGTTAATATTTTTTCACACCTTTATATTATGGTTGAACGTCTTAGAAAAGGAAATCGTAAAATCAGTCAATCTCTTGTTCGTTTTAATGATAACAATAATGATGAGGTACTTTTAACTGAAAGTTGTAATGTGATTAAAGATATTAGTGATTATTTAGGCAGAAAGATTGATGATATTGAGATTGATTATCTTTATCAATATCTTTATTCTTCACGGTTTCAATTGAATTCTCAACAACAGAAAGTTCAATTTTCCAAACGTGCCGTTGCCATCACAAAATTTTATTTGACTGAGATGGAAATGACAAAGTGGCAAAAGATTGATGAACAATCTCCCGTGTTTATTGATTTGGCTAATCATATCAGCCCGTTGCTTCGGCGTCTTGACAGTAAAATTCGGATTAAAATAATATGTTAA
- the trpD gene encoding anthranilate phosphoribosyltransferase: protein MKEIFTKLSQKQDLKQEEVQKLFENILQGQVSEAQIAAFLLGLKIKGETPEEITGLVKALKDWAVQLPQAFDDAMCNCGTGGDQSYSFNISTTACFILAAGGIRMAKAGNRSVSSKSGSADVLEELGINIAAEPEILSKALDEVGLAFIFAQTMHPAIRYIDPARQALGIPTLMNLVGPLANPLDLETQLMGLYRVELQDIVSQSLQQMGRKRALVITGPDNMDEAALYGINTYTLLENGKISQHTFTYKDLEMDKVKLADITGGDAKDNAQILLSVLGNDPSPYLETTVLNAGLGFYANGKADSIKAGITLARQLLADGSALAKLRQLQEVQV, encoded by the coding sequence ATGAAAGAGATTTTTACGAAATTAAGCCAGAAACAAGACTTAAAACAAGAAGAAGTTCAGAAACTTTTTGAAAATATTTTGCAAGGTCAAGTGTCAGAGGCACAAATCGCCGCTTTTTTGTTAGGCCTGAAAATCAAAGGGGAAACACCAGAAGAGATTACAGGCCTTGTCAAGGCTTTAAAAGACTGGGCAGTCCAACTTCCCCAAGCTTTTGATGATGCCATGTGTAACTGCGGAACTGGTGGTGACCAATCTTATAGTTTCAATATTTCGACAACAGCTTGCTTTATCTTAGCAGCTGGTGGTATTCGCATGGCTAAGGCAGGTAATCGTTCGGTCTCGTCTAAATCAGGTTCAGCCGATGTTTTGGAAGAGTTAGGCATTAATATTGCAGCAGAACCTGAAATCTTGTCCAAGGCCTTGGATGAGGTGGGATTAGCTTTTATCTTTGCGCAAACCATGCATCCGGCCATACGTTACATTGATCCAGCCAGACAGGCACTTGGGATCCCAACGCTTATGAATTTGGTAGGACCGCTGGCCAATCCGCTGGATCTAGAAACCCAGCTTATGGGACTCTATCGTGTGGAATTGCAGGACATAGTTTCTCAGTCACTGCAGCAGATGGGTCGCAAGCGTGCGCTGGTTATCACAGGGCCTGACAATATGGATGAGGCCGCCCTCTATGGTATCAATACCTATACCTTATTAGAAAATGGGAAGATAAGCCAACATACGTTTACCTATAAGGATTTGGAAATGGATAAGGTCAAATTAGCTGATATCACAGGCGGTGATGCTAAAGACAATGCTCAAATTTTACTTAGTGTCCTAGGCAATGATCCCAGTCCCTATCTAGAAACGACGGTATTGAATGCAGGTCTTGGCTTCTATGCCAATGGTAAAGCTGACAGTATCAAAGCCGGTATAACTTTAGCCCGCCAGCTCTTAGCTGACGGTTCAGCCTTGGCCAAACTTCGCCAGTTACAAGAGGTACAAGTATGA
- a CDS encoding histidine phosphatase family protein, producing MTNSKNIEFWMVRHGETIFNTKGIVQGWCDSPLTENGVLMSGCLGKGLSDSRINFESVYSSDLTRCLETARLISKFLNNKLKIKPNKNLREINTGDREGDLISEYLKEYPFSLNFKKHTGTPHGETWQDVYDRLIPELYKIYNKQPNRSKVLIVTHSMLIASIIGYLDQSVEEVIYVPNNSVTIFSFIDGKLSLKSLPDQKYIEYGIKYKDEIKHELNLF from the coding sequence ATGACTAATAGTAAAAATATTGAGTTTTGGATGGTAAGACACGGTGAAACAATTTTTAATACTAAAGGGATTGTTCAAGGGTGGTGTGATTCTCCACTTACTGAAAACGGAGTACTTATGTCTGGTTGTTTAGGTAAAGGTTTATCTGATAGTCGTATAAACTTTGAGTCAGTCTATAGCAGTGATCTAACACGATGTCTAGAAACAGCCAGATTAATATCTAAATTTTTAAATAATAAACTTAAGATTAAACCTAATAAAAATTTGCGAGAAATTAATACAGGTGACAGAGAAGGCGATCTCATTTCTGAATATTTAAAAGAGTATCCATTTTCTTTAAATTTTAAAAAACATACCGGAACTCCTCACGGGGAAACATGGCAAGACGTTTATGACCGATTAATTCCTGAATTATATAAAATATACAATAAACAACCTAATCGTTCAAAAGTGTTAATTGTGACACATAGTATGTTGATTGCAAGCATCATTGGTTACTTAGACCAATCTGTTGAGGAAGTTATATATGTACCTAATAATAGCGTTACAATATTTTCATTCATTGATGGGAAGTTATCTTTAAAATCCCTTCCTGACCAGAAATATATTGAATATGGTATTAAATATAAGGATGAAATTAAACATGAGTTAAATTTATTCTAA
- the trpC gene encoding indole-3-glycerol phosphate synthase TrpC, whose protein sequence is MKQGFLPTILKQKEKEVAQLVMEELQPLRQTYRLYDFLKDHQDKLQIIAEVKKASPSLGDINMGVDIVAQAKTYEQNGAAMISVLTDEIYFKGHLDYLHQISKQVAIPTLAKDFIIDEKQIIRSRNAGATVILLIAAALSETRLKELCDFAAGLDLEVLVEIHNSPELEIAHRIGAKIIGVNNRNLVTFKTDINTSLQLSTHFKEGPVYISESAISTGEDAQTVAPYFNAILVGTALMTTTHVADKIKELRIDKS, encoded by the coding sequence ATGAAACAAGGGTTTCTCCCCACCATCTTAAAGCAAAAAGAAAAGGAAGTAGCCCAGCTTGTCATGGAGGAGTTGCAGCCGCTCCGTCAAACTTATCGTCTTTATGATTTTCTTAAGGATCATCAAGATAAATTGCAAATTATTGCCGAAGTCAAAAAAGCCAGTCCCAGCCTAGGTGATATTAATATGGGTGTTGATATTGTGGCTCAAGCTAAGACCTATGAGCAAAACGGCGCTGCTATGATTTCTGTGCTGACAGACGAAATTTATTTCAAGGGGCATCTAGATTATCTGCATCAAATTTCCAAACAAGTGGCTATTCCGACTCTAGCTAAAGATTTTATCATCGATGAAAAGCAGATTATCCGCAGTCGCAATGCTGGAGCAACGGTGATTTTGCTGATTGCAGCCGCTCTGTCAGAGACACGCTTAAAAGAGCTGTGTGATTTTGCGGCTGGTCTGGATTTGGAAGTTTTAGTGGAAATACATAATTCACCAGAGCTTGAGATTGCCCACCGTATCGGTGCAAAGATTATTGGTGTCAATAATCGCAACCTAGTCACCTTTAAAACGGATATCAATACGAGTTTGCAGCTGTCCACCCATTTTAAAGAAGGACCAGTTTACATTTCTGAATCGGCCATCAGCACAGGGGAGGATGCGCAGACGGTTGCCCCTTACTTTAATGCTATCTTAGTCGGAACAGCTCTGATGACAACGACTCATGTTGCAGACAAGATAAAGGAGCTGAGAATTGACAAAAGTTAA
- a CDS encoding PTS sugar transporter subunit IIB, with the protein MKIFAICQSGLGTSFMVQMNIESALQNAGVDMENFTVEHTDSGSINADMADYFFAEKTLVPALTSLPEEKIIALNSIIDAEEITENVLKILDANGIAHN; encoded by the coding sequence ATGAAAATTTTTGCAATATGTCAAAGTGGTCTTGGAACAAGCTTTATGGTTCAAATGAATATTGAATCAGCACTTCAGAATGCAGGTGTTGACATGGAAAATTTCACCGTTGAACATACTGATTCAGGAAGTATCAACGCTGATATGGCGGATTATTTCTTTGCGGAAAAAACGTTGGTACCAGCTTTAACGAGTTTACCAGAGGAAAAAATTATCGCTTTGAATTCGATTATTGATGCAGAAGAAATTACAGAAAATGTTCTAAAAATCTTGGATGCTAATGGAATTGCTCATAACTAA
- the trpE gene encoding anthranilate synthase component I: MQKILPEDTLTPILAYMRIKGQHKVILESISREKGNARFSIVAYNPVFELRFEEGHLLKNGEVVDDDPLEYLNALTLKSNRSDLPFGGGAIGFVGYDMMGLYENIGQIPQDTIGTPDMHFFIYESYLIFDHKKEKVYVVEDNIYSGRDNDASRQALGQVVQELQTQAPNEFNPQNLHRLNFKNHLEKGAFEAMVNKAKKLIRQGDMFQCVLSQRLSSDFQGDPLDYYRNLRVTSPSNYLYFYDFGYYQIIGASPESLVSVKDGQVVTNPIAGTRPRGKDEAEDQALAKDLAGDVKETAEHRMLVDLGRNDIGKIAEIGSVKLTKYMEVEYFRYVMHLTSVVKGALLPQLTAIDALKSTLPAGTVSGAPKIRAMTRIYQLEKEKRGVYAGAIGYLSATGDMDFAIAIRTMILKNNKAYVQAGAGIVYDSQPENEFYETINKAKAMTKIGEVQ; the protein is encoded by the coding sequence ATGCAAAAAATTTTACCGGAAGATACTCTTACTCCGATTTTAGCCTATATGCGTATTAAAGGCCAGCACAAGGTGATTTTAGAGTCCATCTCCCGAGAAAAGGGAAATGCACGCTTTTCAATTGTGGCCTATAATCCCGTTTTTGAACTGCGTTTTGAAGAGGGGCACTTACTGAAAAACGGAGAAGTGGTTGATGACGATCCGCTTGAGTATCTCAATGCCTTGACACTTAAATCTAATCGATCTGATCTTCCTTTTGGCGGTGGCGCCATCGGTTTTGTTGGCTATGATATGATGGGACTTTATGAAAATATTGGTCAGATTCCCCAAGATACTATCGGGACACCGGATATGCACTTCTTTATTTATGAATCCTATTTGATCTTTGATCACAAGAAGGAAAAGGTTTACGTGGTAGAGGACAATATTTACAGCGGCCGTGATAACGATGCTAGCCGTCAGGCACTGGGGCAGGTCGTTCAGGAACTGCAAACTCAAGCTCCGAATGAATTCAATCCTCAGAATCTGCACCGACTGAATTTTAAGAACCATCTGGAAAAGGGAGCTTTTGAAGCCATGGTCAACAAAGCTAAAAAGCTTATTCGCCAGGGAGATATGTTTCAGTGTGTGCTCAGCCAGCGCCTCTCAAGTGATTTCCAGGGGGATCCGCTTGATTATTATCGAAATTTGCGTGTGACCAGTCCTTCAAACTATCTCTACTTCTATGATTTTGGGTACTATCAGATTATCGGAGCCAGTCCTGAGAGTTTAGTCTCGGTCAAAGACGGTCAGGTCGTGACCAATCCGATCGCTGGTACGCGTCCCAGAGGTAAGGATGAAGCAGAGGATCAGGCTTTGGCGAAAGATTTGGCTGGTGATGTTAAAGAGACAGCGGAACATCGTATGCTGGTCGATCTAGGCCGCAATGATATCGGTAAGATTGCTGAGATTGGCAGCGTTAAGCTGACTAAGTACATGGAGGTAGAATACTTCCGCTATGTGATGCACCTGACCAGTGTTGTCAAAGGGGCTCTGCTGCCCCAGCTAACAGCTATAGATGCCCTAAAATCAACTCTGCCAGCAGGAACCGTATCGGGTGCTCCTAAAATTCGTGCCATGACGCGTATCTACCAGCTGGAAAAAGAAAAACGGGGAGTTTATGCTGGTGCTATCGGCTACCTATCTGCGACAGGTGATATGGATTTTGCCATTGCTATCCGTACCATGATTCTCAAAAATAACAAGGCCTACGTTCAGGCTGGAGCTGGCATTGTCTATGACAGTCAGCCCGAAAACGAGTTTTATGAAACAATCAATAAGGCCAAGGCCATGACAAAAATAGGAGAAGTCCAATGA
- a CDS encoding aminodeoxychorismate/anthranilate synthase component II, whose translation MILLIDNYDSFTYNLAQYLGTFADVKVLRNDAENLYQEAQTAAALVFSPGPGWPADAGNIEKLIKDFAGEKPILGICLGHQAIAESFGGRLGLAKNVRHGKQSPIELQAPFLLFEGIPDGVPIMRYHSIVVEEVPYDFEVTAIASDDHEIMAIQHKELPIYGLQYHPESIGSPNGLKMIKNFVKLSYKD comes from the coding sequence ATGATTTTACTGATTGATAATTATGATTCTTTCACCTATAACTTAGCTCAGTACCTTGGGACTTTTGCAGATGTGAAAGTGCTGCGCAATGATGCTGAAAACCTATATCAGGAGGCACAAACAGCTGCTGCCCTAGTTTTTTCACCAGGTCCTGGCTGGCCGGCTGATGCTGGAAACATAGAAAAACTGATTAAGGACTTTGCCGGAGAAAAGCCTATACTGGGTATCTGTCTGGGCCATCAGGCTATTGCTGAGAGTTTTGGCGGTCGGCTGGGCCTGGCTAAAAATGTTAGGCATGGCAAACAGTCTCCTATTGAATTGCAGGCTCCTTTTCTTCTTTTTGAAGGGATTCCAGATGGCGTACCTATTATGCGTTATCACTCAATAGTCGTTGAAGAGGTACCGTATGATTTTGAGGTGACGGCTATCGCTAGCGATGATCACGAAATTATGGCTATTCAGCATAAGGAGCTACCTATATATGGTCTCCAATATCATCCGGAAAGTATTGGTTCACCGAATGGTTTGAAAATGATTAAAAATTTTGTCAAGCTTTCATACAAGGATTAA
- a CDS encoding PTS sugar transporter subunit IIA, which translates to METNFLELYLNQDFSSQDDVYHFLAEKLAKENHLTVSEIVTKFIKREKLGNIQIYDRIIMPHFNEQGISNKIIILRTNRVISKWSEQLKNVQLIIALIIDSDVSPQEKEYFQKFIKN; encoded by the coding sequence ATGGAAACTAATTTTTTGGAGCTTTATCTAAATCAAGATTTTTCCAGTCAAGATGATGTGTATCACTTTTTAGCTGAGAAGTTAGCTAAGGAGAACCATTTGACGGTTTCAGAAATAGTGACAAAATTTATCAAGCGTGAAAAACTCGGTAATATCCAAATTTACGATAGGATAATCATGCCTCATTTTAATGAACAAGGGATTTCAAATAAAATTATTATACTTCGTACCAATCGGGTCATTTCGAAATGGTCGGAACAGCTTAAAAATGTACAGCTCATCATTGCTCTTATCATTGATTCAGATGTTAGCCCTCAGGAAAAGGAATATTTTCAAAAATTTATAAAAAATTAA
- a CDS encoding PTS ascorbate transporter subunit IIC: MKSILNLFVSIVTQPAILVSLIALIGLVLQKKKFSDVVSGTIKTMVGFLVLTGGAGILQNALAPFSDMFQTALHTQGVVPSNEAVVALALKDYGSQTALIMFIGMIVNILLARFTRFKYLFLTGQAMMYVSCITAVILMSAGIKGDVIIVLLGGLFEGTLLTVTPALCQPFMKKITGNDKVAMGHTGNIGYAAAGWIGKWVGDGSKSTEDLNVPKSFSFLRDSTISIMLLMSIVYTVLALAAGPSYVEKHLSDGTSAIVYALIQAGTFTAGFVVVLQGVRTVLAEIVPAFQGVAKKWVPNSKPALDVPIIFSYAPNAVLIGFFTSFIVGTLSMFMMIALHTTVIIPGVVGHFFCGAAAGVYGNSTGGRRGAVIGSAFNSLLLSWLPLAILPLLGSLKMAASTFADTDYLIPGFILGKVGQFGSLTLIVAIIIFTLIVIATSIILNKCSNKAA; encoded by the coding sequence ATGAAAAGTATTCTAAATTTATTTGTTTCGATTGTCACCCAACCCGCTATTTTAGTATCTTTGATTGCCTTGATAGGATTGGTCTTACAAAAAAAGAAATTTTCAGATGTTGTGTCAGGGACAATAAAAACAATGGTTGGCTTTTTGGTGCTGACAGGAGGAGCTGGTATCTTACAAAATGCTCTAGCACCATTTTCTGATATGTTTCAGACTGCCCTTCACACTCAAGGAGTTGTTCCGAGTAACGAAGCGGTCGTTGCATTGGCTTTGAAAGATTATGGCAGTCAAACAGCACTTATCATGTTTATTGGTATGATTGTTAATATTTTGTTAGCTCGATTTACTAGATTTAAATATCTTTTTTTAACAGGACAAGCTATGATGTACGTTTCTTGTATTACTGCCGTTATTTTAATGAGTGCAGGAATTAAAGGCGATGTCATAATTGTTTTATTAGGTGGTTTGTTTGAAGGAACCTTATTAACAGTAACTCCAGCTCTTTGTCAACCATTTATGAAAAAGATTACGGGTAATGACAAAGTTGCTATGGGGCATACGGGAAATATTGGATATGCAGCAGCAGGTTGGATTGGTAAATGGGTTGGTGATGGATCTAAATCAACAGAAGATTTAAATGTGCCAAAATCATTCAGTTTCTTACGTGATTCAACAATCTCAATCATGCTTTTAATGAGCATCGTCTATACTGTATTGGCTCTCGCAGCTGGGCCAAGCTATGTGGAAAAGCATTTGAGTGATGGGACTAGTGCCATTGTCTATGCACTTATTCAAGCAGGTACTTTCACAGCAGGATTTGTCGTTGTTCTTCAGGGTGTACGTACGGTCCTAGCAGAGATTGTGCCAGCCTTCCAAGGAGTAGCTAAAAAATGGGTACCCAATTCTAAGCCAGCTCTTGATGTTCCAATCATTTTCTCTTATGCCCCTAATGCCGTTTTGATTGGCTTCTTTACTAGCTTTATTGTCGGTACTCTTTCCATGTTTATGATGATTGCCTTGCATACAACAGTTATTATTCCTGGTGTTGTTGGTCATTTCTTCTGTGGTGCAGCAGCAGGTGTTTATGGTAATTCAACAGGGGGACGCAGAGGTGCTGTTATTGGTTCAGCTTTTAATAGTCTTTTGTTGAGTTGGTTGCCGCTTGCTATTTTGCCATTACTTGGTTCATTAAAAATGGCAGCTTCAACCTTTGCTGATACTGATTATTTAATTCCAGGTTTTATACTAGGGAAAGTCGGTCAGTTTGGTTCACTTACTTTGATTGTTGCAATTATTATTTTTACTCTCATTGTTATTGCAACAAGCATCATTCTTAATAAATGTTCAAATAAAGCAGCATAG
- a CDS encoding BglG family transcription antiterminator, translating into MIILDRNSYDLLSYLIKLEEPETVMSISKLLNQSRRKVYYHLDKINEALPSEIPKIISYPRIGILLSSQQKAACRTLLADLDDYSYVMSIQERMLLSITYIAIAKDRVTIEKLMQINAVSRNTILNDLNELRQRLSFEPYSIKLQATKSKGYYLDCHPLSKIQYLNKLLHTIYTDSNPNFIAMMRDKLRDFADLSSYFSDDISSFIRGELQVSQALLGKKINSQDIRFMVATLPYQLLSYQNLGLSEREQRDLLSEFSPIKERKEYEIARHLNENLKREFHIELDEIETSLIAVLLLSYRKDRDMHLESHDYDDMRRVLNCFIDAFELDYHICFKHKQLLLNQLLTHCKALLFRKAYGIVSNNPLTDQIKDTYADLFAMTKVCLSILENAWSIKMNDDDIAYITIHIGGELVHSETKPTPPAVLTLVCDEGIGVQKLFMQQCKQYLPHSKIEAVLTSEQFYSVADIMAVDLVISTNDSLDTQLPTLFVHSILRDDDAIKLIRFAKQRGQTNQDDFDKKLETYIRHYVKNDSDCYVLKTKIERLINEELLYDSNKR; encoded by the coding sequence ATGATTATCTTGGATAGAAATAGTTATGACCTTCTTTCTTATTTGATAAAGTTAGAAGAGCCTGAAACAGTGATGAGTATTTCTAAGCTTTTAAATCAATCCAGACGTAAAGTTTATTACCATCTTGATAAAATAAATGAAGCGCTGCCATCTGAGATTCCGAAAATCATTAGCTATCCTCGTATAGGTATCTTGCTTTCATCACAGCAAAAAGCAGCCTGCCGCACCTTGTTAGCGGATTTAGATGATTATTCTTATGTGATGAGTATACAGGAACGTATGCTGCTTAGCATAACTTATATTGCAATTGCTAAAGATCGTGTTACGATTGAAAAGTTGATGCAAATCAATGCGGTTTCCCGTAATACTATTCTCAATGATCTTAATGAATTGCGTCAGCGTCTTTCTTTTGAGCCATATAGTATTAAGCTTCAGGCAACCAAATCAAAAGGCTATTATTTGGACTGCCATCCCTTATCTAAAATTCAATATTTAAATAAGCTGCTCCATACTATTTATACAGATAGCAACCCTAATTTTATAGCTATGATGCGTGATAAGCTGAGAGATTTTGCCGATTTGTCTAGTTATTTTTCTGATGACATTTCAAGTTTTATAAGAGGAGAATTGCAGGTTTCCCAAGCATTACTCGGTAAAAAAATCAACAGTCAAGATATCCGTTTTATGGTTGCTACTTTACCTTATCAGCTGTTAAGTTATCAGAACCTAGGTTTATCAGAACGTGAACAAAGAGATTTATTAAGTGAATTTTCTCCTATCAAAGAGCGCAAAGAATATGAAATTGCGAGGCATTTAAATGAGAATCTAAAAAGAGAATTTCATATTGAATTAGATGAGATTGAAACCTCTTTAATTGCTGTCTTACTTTTGTCGTATCGAAAAGATCGCGATATGCATCTTGAAAGTCATGATTATGATGATATGCGGCGTGTTTTAAACTGTTTTATAGATGCTTTTGAGCTTGATTACCATATTTGTTTTAAACATAAACAACTCTTACTTAATCAGTTATTAACGCATTGTAAAGCCCTTCTTTTTAGGAAGGCTTATGGCATCGTTTCAAATAATCCACTGACAGACCAAATCAAAGATACCTATGCAGACTTATTTGCTATGACCAAGGTTTGTCTTTCTATTTTGGAAAATGCTTGGTCTATTAAAATGAATGACGATGATATTGCTTATATTACCATCCACATTGGCGGTGAATTGGTACATTCTGAGACGAAACCGACACCGCCTGCAGTTTTGACTCTAGTTTGTGATGAAGGCATTGGAGTGCAAAAACTCTTTATGCAGCAGTGCAAGCAATATCTACCTCATAGCAAGATCGAAGCTGTCTTAACATCTGAACAATTTTATAGTGTTGCTGATATTATGGCTGTTGATTTGGTTATTTCAACTAATGATAGTCTAGATACGCAGTTGCCAACTCTTTTTGTCCATTCTATTTTGAGAGATGATGATGCCATTAAATTAATTCGCTTTGCTAAGCAGCGTGGACAAACAAATCAGGATGATTTTGATAAAAAGTTAGAAACTTATATTCGTCATTATGTTAAGAATGACAGTGATTGTTACGTCCTCAAAACAAAAATTGAACGCTTAATCAATGAGGAATTGCTTTATGATAGTAACAAAAGATAG
- a CDS encoding nuclear transport factor 2 family protein, translated as MKNNIIEVFNTYTEALAKKDFETVFETISDTIVWHMGGEGPLSGVVKGKQELGERLGEFSKRSNGTFRVITNWVASNDCFVAASVISLAEKGDEKLNNPGIDLFKIENGKIQEVWTFAQYQTVEDKFWE; from the coding sequence ATGAAAAATAATATAATTGAGGTGTTTAATACTTACACGGAGGCACTAGCGAAAAAAGATTTTGAGACAGTTTTTGAAACAATTTCTGATACAATCGTGTGGCATATGGGTGGTGAGGGCCCTCTTTCGGGAGTAGTGAAAGGAAAACAGGAACTGGGAGAACGTTTGGGAGAATTTTCGAAGAGGAGTAATGGAACGTTTAGAGTTATAACAAATTGGGTTGCAAGTAATGATTGTTTTGTTGCTGCAAGTGTTATTTCATTAGCAGAAAAAGGAGATGAGAAATTAAATAATCCGGGTATTGATTTATTTAAAATAGAGAATGGAAAAATACAAGAAGTTTGGACTTTTGCTCAATATCAAACAGTAGAAGACAAATTTTGGGAATAA
- a CDS encoding CatB-related O-acetyltransferase, with protein sequence MKELKIWEEIEFPHDTIKSDYVEVGKYTYYAGAYNKGSFAEQSVRYLTEEPNRDKLIIGNFCSIATGVNFNLGGSERHLKEWISTFPFYYLFPDSGAHDGYFPKGDTVIGNDVWIGTDAIIMPGITVGDGAIIGARSVVTKDVEPYTIVGGIPAKTIKKRFSDTEIEKLLDISWWNFDIEDIKKLLPYITSPNIELFIEKASKIKTINEEKHD encoded by the coding sequence ATGAAAGAATTAAAAATTTGGGAAGAAATTGAATTCCCGCATGATACCATAAAAAGTGACTATGTAGAGGTAGGCAAATACACCTATTACGCTGGTGCATACAATAAAGGCTCGTTTGCGGAGCAAAGTGTCAGGTATTTAACTGAAGAACCAAATAGAGATAAACTAATTATCGGTAATTTCTGCTCTATTGCCACAGGAGTTAATTTTAATCTAGGTGGTTCTGAAAGACATCTAAAAGAATGGATTTCTACATTTCCTTTTTACTATCTATTTCCAGATAGTGGCGCTCATGATGGGTATTTCCCAAAGGGAGACACTGTAATAGGAAATGATGTTTGGATTGGAACCGATGCTATCATAATGCCAGGTATTACAGTTGGTGATGGTGCTATTATAGGGGCTAGAAGTGTCGTAACAAAAGATGTCGAACCATACACTATAGTTGGAGGAATTCCAGCGAAAACTATTAAAAAACGTTTTTCTGACACAGAAATTGAAAAATTACTTGATATTTCTTGGTGGAATTTTGACATAGAAGATATAAAGAAACTACTACCCTATATCACAAGCCCAAATATTGAACTATTTATAGAAAAAGCTTCAAAAATTAAAACAATTAATGAGGAAAAACATGACTAA
- a CDS encoding PTS sugar transporter subunit IIA, with translation MLGGLLTKEDIQFSSKDMNWEEAIRLAARPLLQKQKIEERYIQAMIDKVKDNGPFINIGDHLALPHARPEEGVLEKGLSLLKLDRPVNLLDDPKHPISVFICLAASDNNAHLEALMSLTKILSKKKICNN, from the coding sequence ATGCTTGGAGGTTTATTAACGAAAGAAGACATCCAATTTAGTTCTAAGGACATGAACTGGGAAGAAGCCATTCGTTTGGCAGCACGGCCATTGTTACAAAAACAGAAAATTGAGGAGCGTTATATTCAAGCGATGATTGATAAGGTTAAAGACAATGGCCCTTTTATCAATATAGGAGATCATCTGGCTCTTCCGCATGCTAGACCAGAGGAGGGAGTCCTTGAAAAAGGGCTATCTTTATTAAAATTAGATCGCCCTGTTAATCTGTTGGATGATCCGAAACATCCAATCTCAGTTTTCATTTGTTTAGCAGCGAGTGATAATAATGCCCATTTAGAAGCGCTCATGAGCCTAACTAAAATTCTATCTAAAAAGAAAATTTGCAACAATTAA